A window of Calditerrivibrio sp. genomic DNA:
GAGAAGTGGCATCAAACTCCTGAGATTCTCCAGAACTTGCAACCATTTGACCACTTTTATCTATCAAAAAGGTGGCTTTTGAATTCGTTTCTTTCCTCAACAAATCGATCTGTAAATAAAGCTTTTCTGATACTTCATTGTTACTAAACCATGCTGGATTATTCATAAAAATTCACCCCGATATGGGTTTATTTTTAATTTTAATACATCTCTCTTCTGTTCTCAAGGGATTTTAGTATCGTTATTTCATCAGCGTACTCAATATATCCACCTATAGGAATACCTGTAGCAATTCTTGTTACCTTTATGTTGTAGTGCTTACTTATAAGTTTACTAAGGTAGATCGCCGTTGTATCACCCTCTACATCTGGATTTGTAGCAAGAATTACCTCTTTTACTCCATCATGTTTGATTCTCTCAAGAAGCCCATTTATCCTCAGATCATCCGGAGTAATCCCATCCAGTGGAGCAAGCCTACCCCCTAATACATGATAAACCCCTCTGTACCTACCACCAGATTCAAACAAAAAAACATCCTTAGCCTCTTCAACCACACACACTGTTGTCTTATCTCTGTTTTCATCCACACAGATTTGGCAATACTCCTCATCCGCCAAAGAGCCACACTTAGCACAGAACTTTGTATTTCTTTTTAGCTCTAAAAGAGCCCCAGCAATCTCTTCAACATCTTTCACACTCATCTTTAATAAATGCATTAATAGCCTAAGGGCAGTCTTCCTTCCAATACCGGGAAGTTTTGATAACACCCTGATACATTTTTCAAAAGATTTTGAATAGGTCATCTATCAAAACAATCCAGGGAAGTTTATACCAAGACCTCCAGTCAGTTTTGCCATCCTTTCACTCAGGAGATTTTGTGCTTTTTTAATCCCCTCATTTACTGCGGCTACAATAAGATCCTGAAGCATCTCAACATCCTCAGGATTAACAACATCCTTTTCTATACTTATACTCAGTAGTTCTGCTCTACCATTGAAAACGGCCTTTACCATACCACCACCAGCAGTAGCTTCAACTGTCTCTTTAGCTACTTCTGCTTGCACCTCTTCCATCTTTTTTTGCATAACCTTAGCTTGTTTCATTATCTGCTGAATATTCATCTTACCTCCAGATCTGATTTTTTATTTAATTTTTCGATATTTTCTATTTCTCCACCAAACTCTTTGAGAATCTTCTGGATCATTGGATTCTTTTCCACCTCTTTTCTAAGCATCTCCTCTTGGAAAGATCTGATTTCAGCCTCTGTTTTAACTAGGCTTTTTTTTTCTCCACCTTCATCAAATGTAATCAAGATCTCAAATTCACTTCCAAAAAAATCCTTAAAGCTCTTAATAAGAGACTTTTTTTTCTCAGGTTCAGTTAGCATCTTATAGGAGAAACTATCAAGAAAAGATACAATAAATCTATTACCATTCCTCTCCACAGCACCCTGAGCTATCAGAGCAGCAATAGATGGGTTTGTCTTACCCAAATTCTCAGCAAAATCTTTCCATTCCTTTTGGACTTCTGTCAATGTAGGCTTTTTCTCAACTTTCTTATTATCCTTTTCTTCAGGAACTCTACTGGCTACACTTGTAACATTTCCCAAACGGTCCGCAGGCAAAATTTTATCGATATTAGCCGCTTTAAAAACCCCAAACTCAAAAATATATCTTTCCATCGGCAAATATTTCATATCAGATAATGTCTTTTGGAAAACCTGAAAGAGGGCAAAAATCTTATTCATACTCAGCTTTGCCTTCAATCTCTCATAAAACTCTATCTCATCCCTTGTAAGAACCTTTTCAGGAAATCCACCGTTTATACCATGTAAAAGGTTTCTGGTATGAGTAATAAAAGTTTCTATAACAAACTGAAAATCGATCCCCTTCAAAGCCAACTCCTCAATAAATTGGAAAATCTTCTTAGTATCGGACTCCACTATCGCCTCATAGAGATCATTTGCAAGTCTCTGTTCGGATAGCTCTAAAATCTCATTCGTATTCTCAAAGGTAATAACCCCTCCGGTAAAGGCAACCAATTGATCGATCAATGATAGGGCGTCCCTCATACAGCCATCTGAGTTTCTTATTATGAGATTTAAAGAATCATCATCACACTGAATACCCTCTTTATCCATCACTTCTTTCAAATACTTTCTCATATATTCAGTAGGTATCTTTTTAAAATCATACCTTTGACAGCGGGATAAAATGGTCATAGGAATCTTGTGGGCATCTGTAGTAGCGAGTATAAATATTACATGTTCTGGAGGCTCTTCAAGGGTTTTAAGCAACGCATTAAATGCCTCATCCGTTAGCATGTGAACTTCATCAATTATATATACTTTATACCTATTACTTACCGGTAATATCCTAACATTTTCTCGAATGTTTCTTGCCTCTTCCACCTTTCTATTGGATGCCCCATCAATCTCAATAACATCGACCGATGTACCATTATTTATATCTTGACAGCTTATACATCTATTGCAAGGATTTACCCCATCTGGGTTGTGACAATTTACAGCTTTTGCAAAAACCCTTGCGGCTGTAGTCTTACCAATACCTCTGGGACCTGTGAAAAGGTAGGCATGCGATATCCTGCCCAGCTCAATTGCATTCATAAGGGTTTTAACAACAAACTCTTGCCCTACTATCTCATCAAAATTTTTAGGTCTATATTTTCTCGCAAGCGCTTTATACCT
This region includes:
- a CDS encoding YbaB/EbfC family nucleoid-associated protein produces the protein MNIQQIMKQAKVMQKKMEEVQAEVAKETVEATAGGGMVKAVFNGRAELLSISIEKDVVNPEDVEMLQDLIVAAVNEGIKKAQNLLSERMAKLTGGLGINFPGLF
- the dnaX gene encoding DNA polymerase III subunit gamma/tau, producing the protein RYKALARKYRPKNFDEIVGQEFVVKTLMNAIELGRISHAYLFTGPRGIGKTTAARVFAKAVNCHNPDGVNPCNRCISCQDINNGTSVDVIEIDGASNRKVEEARNIRENVRILPVSNRYKVYIIDEVHMLTDEAFNALLKTLEEPPEHVIFILATTDAHKIPMTILSRCQRYDFKKIPTEYMRKYLKEVMDKEGIQCDDDSLNLIIRNSDGCMRDALSLIDQLVAFTGGVITFENTNEILELSEQRLANDLYEAIVESDTKKIFQFIEELALKGIDFQFVIETFITHTRNLLHGINGGFPEKVLTRDEIEFYERLKAKLSMNKIFALFQVFQKTLSDMKYLPMERYIFEFGVFKAANIDKILPADRLGNVTSVASRVPEEKDNKKVEKKPTLTEVQKEWKDFAENLGKTNPSIAALIAQGAVERNGNRFIVSFLDSFSYKMLTEPEKKKSLIKSFKDFFGSEFEILITFDEGGEKKSLVKTEAEIRSFQEEMLRKEVEKNPMIQKILKEFGGEIENIEKLNKKSDLEVR
- the recR gene encoding recombination mediator RecR, with the protein product MTYSKSFEKCIRVLSKLPGIGRKTALRLLMHLLKMSVKDVEEIAGALLELKRNTKFCAKCGSLADEEYCQICVDENRDKTTVCVVEEAKDVFLFESGGRYRGVYHVLGGRLAPLDGITPDDLRINGLLERIKHDGVKEVILATNPDVEGDTTAIYLSKLISKHYNIKVTRIATGIPIGGYIEYADEITILKSLENRREMY